A single genomic interval of Stenotrophomonas sp. ZAC14D1_NAIMI4_1 harbors:
- a CDS encoding alpha/beta hydrolase yields the protein MQKHPFRLARRSAGLLFAGAMLAGCSATAPGAADGNDTPSQRYGAIEFRTCTLTTVGASANVEAQCGTLQVPEDRAHPEGRKIDLRIAWLESDDSGNGQPDPVFFLAGGPGQAASEVAVIVDTALRQVRKQRDVFLIDQRGTGGSNPLSCLGADGKPLKMDEDAAPTEALMRDYAQQCAASLQGRADARFYTTAEAIADLDAVRQALGADKLNLVGGSYGTRVAQRYAIAYPQHTRSLVIDGVVPNDLVVGGEFANTFDNAITLQSAQCRKDAACSKRFPVDTREQLRAVAATLRSSPVTVDYRDPGTNAPRQDVLTPDSVVGLAFAFSYVPEYSSLLPLVLDEAAQGRYAPLASLARGATRSMDFQINRGMQWSVICSEDAPRYQAPPESDDDLFGPEAARAFFAACPVWPHQPAAATLTTPLKSDLPVLLLSGELDPVTPPRYAEQVLKGLPNGRALVARGQGHGTLTAGCMPRLLGQFIDTQDAKALDARCLDTLSHVPAFTSFNGWTP from the coding sequence ATGCAAAAACACCCTTTCCGACTGGCCAGGCGATCGGCCGGCCTGCTGTTTGCCGGCGCGATGCTTGCCGGCTGCAGTGCAACGGCCCCCGGTGCCGCCGACGGCAATGACACCCCGAGCCAGCGCTACGGGGCGATCGAGTTCCGTACGTGCACGCTGACCACGGTCGGCGCCAGCGCGAACGTCGAAGCCCAGTGCGGCACCCTGCAGGTGCCCGAAGACCGCGCCCACCCCGAGGGCCGCAAGATCGACCTGCGCATTGCCTGGCTGGAATCGGATGACAGCGGCAATGGCCAGCCCGATCCGGTGTTCTTCCTCGCCGGTGGCCCCGGACAGGCGGCCAGCGAAGTGGCGGTCATCGTCGATACCGCGCTGCGCCAGGTGCGCAAGCAGCGTGATGTGTTCCTGATCGACCAGCGTGGCACCGGCGGTTCCAACCCGCTCAGTTGCCTGGGCGCGGACGGCAAGCCGCTGAAGATGGACGAAGATGCAGCGCCGACCGAAGCGCTGATGCGCGATTACGCGCAGCAGTGTGCGGCATCGCTGCAGGGGCGCGCCGATGCACGCTTCTACACCACCGCTGAGGCCATCGCTGATCTGGACGCGGTGCGCCAGGCGCTGGGCGCAGACAAGCTGAATCTGGTCGGGGGCTCCTACGGCACGCGCGTCGCCCAGCGTTACGCGATCGCCTACCCGCAGCACACCCGCAGCCTGGTCATCGACGGCGTGGTACCCAACGACCTGGTGGTGGGTGGCGAGTTCGCCAACACCTTCGACAACGCCATCACCCTGCAGTCGGCGCAGTGCCGCAAGGATGCCGCCTGCAGCAAGCGCTTCCCGGTCGATACCCGCGAACAGCTGCGCGCAGTGGCCGCGACCCTGCGCAGCTCCCCGGTCACCGTCGATTACCGCGACCCCGGCACCAACGCACCGCGCCAGGACGTGCTGACCCCGGACAGCGTGGTCGGCCTGGCCTTCGCCTTCTCCTACGTGCCCGAGTATTCCTCGCTGCTGCCGCTGGTGCTCGATGAAGCAGCGCAGGGCCGCTATGCGCCGCTGGCTTCGCTGGCACGCGGCGCGACCCGCAGCATGGATTTCCAGATCAACCGTGGCATGCAGTGGTCGGTCATCTGCAGCGAGGATGCGCCGCGCTACCAGGCGCCGCCGGAAAGCGACGATGATCTGTTCGGCCCGGAAGCGGCGCGTGCGTTCTTCGCCGCCTGCCCGGTGTGGCCGCACCAGCCGGCCGCCGCCACGCTCACCACGCCGCTGAAGAGCGACCTGCCGGTGCTGCTGCTGTCCGGCGAGCTGGATCCGGTTACCCCGCCGCGCTACGCCGAACAGGTGCTCAAGGGCCTGCCCAACGGTCGCGCGCTGGTCGCACGCGGCCAGGGCCACGGCACCCTCACTGCAGGCTGCATGCCGCGCCTGCTGGGCCAGTTCATTGATACCCAGGATGCCAAGGCGCTCGATGCCCGCTGCCTGGACACGCTGAGCCACGTGCCGGCGTTCACCTCGTTCAACGGATGGACCCCATGA
- a CDS encoding type IV pilin protein: MGSPSMKGFTLMEVIIACAIIAILSAIAVPSYRQHVVKTHRVQAQTCIASQASVLERHYTRVLDYQGAPQAQCAAELTAYQLRVHVAASGYTVTAEPLSEQADHACGTLSMDHTGLRLPVDRACW, from the coding sequence ATGGGCAGCCCGTCGATGAAGGGGTTCACCCTGATGGAAGTCATCATTGCCTGCGCGATCATCGCCATCCTCAGCGCGATCGCCGTGCCCTCCTACCGCCAGCACGTGGTCAAAACCCACCGCGTGCAGGCCCAGACCTGCATTGCCAGCCAGGCCAGCGTGCTCGAACGGCATTACACGCGCGTGCTGGACTACCAGGGCGCCCCACAGGCGCAGTGCGCCGCAGAGCTCACGGCCTACCAGCTGCGGGTGCATGTGGCCGCCAGCGGGTACACCGTGACAGCCGAGCCGCTGAGCGAACAGGCCGACCACGCCTGCGGCACGCTGAGCATGGACCACACGGGCCTGCGCCTGCCGGTGGATCGCGCCTGCTGGTAG
- a CDS encoding GGDEF domain-containing protein, whose protein sequence is MSLDLPTIGVLGLLLCIGIATGFSLLLVVLRGQPVLRLWTASLWLLTLGVILMGLRPWLPQVPAILGGNAAMAASSVLMLRGMALHLGQPMPLWRALGLAGAFMAGIFLFLVPWPSLDVRLHVFSVFAIVINGWIAALLLRHAPPAQRISCRLAAAVFLAEVLVYIVRLFLPADADAGGDIMRAGSPMFLTYLAGVMLELARCFALVLLLLERLLVDLRRAARTDGLTGLLNRSAVLADGSDQLQQVRRQQRPLAVLLLDVDHFKAINDRWGHLAGDQVLQHFTGVLEHCARGHVHLLSRYGGEEFLLLLPGSAGEAERLATVIRHALQQRPAPLGTGPVAVTASIGLAMDDGHTDLAGLIARADSALYRAKAEGRDRLVAAAVMA, encoded by the coding sequence ATGTCCCTGGACCTTCCCACCATCGGCGTACTTGGCCTGCTGCTGTGCATCGGCATCGCCACGGGCTTCTCGCTGCTGCTGGTGGTGCTGCGTGGGCAGCCGGTGCTGCGCCTGTGGACGGCCAGCCTGTGGCTGCTCACCCTGGGCGTGATCCTGATGGGGCTGCGCCCCTGGTTGCCGCAGGTACCGGCCATCCTCGGTGGCAATGCGGCCATGGCGGCCTCAAGCGTGCTGATGCTGCGCGGCATGGCCCTGCACCTGGGCCAGCCGATGCCGCTGTGGCGCGCGCTGGGTCTGGCCGGTGCGTTCATGGCCGGCATCTTCCTGTTCCTGGTGCCATGGCCCAGCCTGGACGTGCGCCTGCACGTGTTCAGCGTGTTCGCGATCGTCATCAATGGCTGGATCGCCGCGCTGCTGCTGCGCCACGCGCCACCGGCGCAGCGCATCAGCTGCCGCCTGGCCGCCGCCGTGTTCCTGGCCGAAGTGCTGGTCTACATCGTGCGCCTGTTCCTGCCGGCCGATGCCGACGCGGGCGGAGACATCATGCGGGCGGGCTCGCCGATGTTCCTGACCTACCTGGCCGGGGTGATGCTGGAACTGGCGCGCTGCTTCGCGCTGGTCCTGCTGCTGCTGGAGCGCCTGCTGGTGGACCTGCGCCGCGCCGCCCGCACCGATGGCCTCACCGGCCTGCTCAACCGCAGCGCGGTGCTGGCCGATGGGTCCGACCAGCTGCAGCAGGTGCGTCGCCAGCAGCGCCCTCTGGCAGTGCTGCTGCTCGACGTGGATCACTTCAAGGCCATCAATGACCGCTGGGGGCATCTGGCCGGTGACCAGGTGCTGCAGCATTTCACCGGCGTGCTGGAGCACTGCGCACGCGGCCACGTGCACCTGCTCAGCCGCTATGGCGGCGAGGAATTCCTGTTGCTGCTGCCCGGCAGTGCCGGCGAAGCGGAGCGCCTGGCCACGGTCATCCGTCATGCACTGCAGCAACGGCCCGCGCCGCTCGGTACCGGCCCGGTGGCGGTCACCGCCAGCATCGGCCTGGCCATGGATGACGGCCACACCGACCTGGCCGGCCTGATCGCCCGCGCCGACAGCGCGCTGTACCGGGCAAAAGCCGAAGGCCGCGACCGGCTGGTGGCGGCGGCTGTAATGGCCTAG
- a CDS encoding helix-turn-helix transcriptional regulator: MADQPIQAPLIDPALADAAAGPWLLGAQLAMEGTRRTPRHQHARGQLLGARHGLLRIEAGDQHWLLPAGHVAWIPPGLPHALASLGVFDGWSLYFSAAACNALPTAARVFQPSVLLQAAVPRALQWQLGALGDAQSRLAGVIADEIAAGRPLPLALPQPRDRRLRRIAAALARAPHDRRNVEEWAAASGLSGRSLARHWLAETGMPLSHWRQRLRVLLALPRLLAGETVIEVALSMGYDTPSAFIAVFKREMGVTPARYGVG; the protein is encoded by the coding sequence ATGGCAGATCAGCCAATCCAGGCACCGTTGATCGATCCCGCGCTGGCCGATGCGGCTGCGGGGCCGTGGCTGCTGGGCGCACAGCTGGCGATGGAGGGCACGCGCCGCACGCCGCGCCACCAGCACGCACGCGGGCAGTTGCTGGGCGCGCGCCACGGCCTGCTGCGCATCGAAGCGGGCGACCAGCACTGGCTGCTGCCGGCAGGGCACGTCGCGTGGATACCGCCTGGCCTGCCGCATGCATTGGCCAGCCTCGGCGTCTTCGATGGCTGGAGCCTGTACTTCAGTGCTGCCGCCTGCAACGCACTGCCCACGGCGGCGCGCGTGTTCCAGCCCAGCGTACTGCTGCAGGCGGCCGTGCCCCGCGCGCTGCAGTGGCAGCTCGGTGCATTGGGGGATGCGCAGTCGAGGTTGGCAGGGGTCATCGCCGACGAGATCGCCGCGGGTCGTCCGTTACCGCTGGCGCTGCCGCAGCCACGCGACCGCCGCTTGCGGCGCATTGCCGCCGCGCTGGCCCGCGCTCCGCATGACCGGCGCAACGTGGAGGAATGGGCCGCCGCCAGCGGCCTGTCCGGCCGCAGCCTGGCTCGCCACTGGTTGGCCGAAACGGGCATGCCGCTCAGCCACTGGCGGCAGCGACTGCGCGTGCTGCTGGCGCTGCCCCGCCTGCTGGCCGGGGAAACGGTCATCGAGGTTGCGCTGTCGATGGGCTATGACACGCCCAGTGCGTTCATTGCCGTGTTCAAGCGCGAGATGGGGGTGACACCGGCGCGCTATGGCGTGGGGTGA
- a CDS encoding ATP-binding cassette domain-containing protein encodes MIVADNLHKAFDTRTGRVQAVANVGFQAADGRITGLLGPNGAGKTTTMRMLYTLMTPDQGSITVDGIDAARDPVEVRRHLGVLPDARGVYKRLTARENITYFGELHGLSAQRIRERIEVLSHALDMADILDRQTDGFSQGQRTKTAIARALVHDPRNVILDEPTNGLDVMTTRALRRFLLGLREEGRCVILSSHIMQEVGALCDHIVIIAKGTVMAAGSADELRAQAGETNLEDAFVKLIGSEEGLHA; translated from the coding sequence ATGATCGTCGCCGACAACCTGCACAAGGCCTTCGACACCCGCACCGGTCGCGTCCAGGCGGTGGCCAACGTTGGCTTCCAGGCCGCCGATGGCCGCATCACCGGCCTGCTCGGCCCCAACGGCGCCGGCAAGACCACCACCATGCGCATGCTGTACACCCTGATGACGCCCGACCAGGGCAGCATCACCGTCGATGGCATCGATGCCGCGCGTGATCCGGTGGAGGTGCGCCGCCACCTGGGCGTGCTGCCTGATGCGCGGGGCGTGTACAAGCGCCTGACCGCGCGCGAGAACATCACCTACTTCGGCGAACTGCACGGCCTGTCGGCGCAGCGCATCCGCGAGCGCATCGAAGTGCTCTCGCACGCCCTGGACATGGCCGATATCCTCGACCGCCAGACCGATGGCTTCTCGCAGGGCCAGCGCACCAAGACCGCCATCGCCCGCGCGCTGGTGCACGACCCGCGCAACGTCATCCTCGATGAACCCACCAACGGCCTGGACGTGATGACCACCCGCGCGCTGCGCCGGTTCCTGCTGGGCCTGCGCGAGGAAGGGCGCTGCGTGATCCTGTCCAGCCACATCATGCAGGAGGTGGGCGCGCTGTGTGACCACATCGTCATCATCGCCAAGGGCACCGTGATGGCAGCCGGCAGTGCCGATGAACTGCGCGCGCAGGCCGGCGAGACCAACCTGGAAGACGCGTTCGTGAAACTGATCGGCAGCGAAGAGGGCCTGCACGCATGA
- a CDS encoding ABC transporter permease translates to MSMMSTLMTVMRKELRDLSRDRRTLALTLLFGPLLYPLLILGMGKLSESRFRTQIEQPLDIPTIGAEHAPNLVRFLGAQGLNATAAPKDLAEAIRAQDIDVALRISADFGKDWADGEPALVEVIRDSTRRAAEVPTARLQAALSTYNGQVGALRLMARGVDAQVARPLDVATQDMASTEAKRGMMLSMLLPVLLTLTSFIGGAYLVMDTTAGERERQSLEPLLATPGSRSAIVSGKIGAACVVGFVSLLLTLVAFKVSAQFASGNVSRQLNMNILSMVQMLLVMLPMLLIGTSLLTYLSAAAKSMKEAQSHMTWLVLLPMLPGYALMAYPVKSQLWQYAVPFLSQNQMLLKVIRHEVITPTIWAVYLGASLGLAAILWFAAVRRYHQERLAISG, encoded by the coding sequence ATGAGCATGATGTCGACCCTGATGACGGTGATGCGCAAGGAACTGCGCGACCTCTCGCGCGACCGCCGCACGCTGGCGCTGACCCTGCTGTTCGGCCCGCTGCTGTACCCGCTGCTGATCCTGGGCATGGGCAAGCTGTCGGAAAGCCGCTTCCGCACCCAGATCGAACAGCCGCTGGACATTCCCACCATCGGCGCCGAGCACGCCCCGAACCTGGTCCGCTTCCTCGGCGCGCAGGGCCTGAACGCGACCGCGGCACCGAAGGACCTGGCCGAAGCGATCCGCGCCCAGGACATCGACGTGGCACTGCGCATCAGCGCGGATTTCGGCAAGGACTGGGCCGATGGCGAGCCGGCGCTGGTGGAGGTGATCCGTGATAGCACGCGGCGTGCCGCCGAGGTGCCCACGGCACGCCTGCAGGCGGCGCTGTCCACCTACAACGGGCAGGTGGGAGCCCTGCGCCTGATGGCCCGCGGCGTCGATGCGCAGGTTGCGCGGCCACTGGATGTGGCCACGCAGGACATGGCCAGCACCGAAGCCAAGCGCGGCATGATGCTGTCGATGCTGCTGCCGGTGCTGCTGACCCTGACCTCGTTCATCGGCGGCGCCTATCTGGTGATGGACACCACCGCCGGCGAGCGCGAACGGCAATCACTGGAGCCGCTGCTGGCCACCCCCGGCTCGCGCAGCGCGATCGTCAGCGGCAAGATCGGCGCCGCCTGCGTGGTCGGGTTCGTATCGCTGCTGCTGACACTGGTCGCGTTCAAGGTCAGTGCCCAGTTCGCCTCCGGCAACGTCAGCCGCCAGCTCAACATGAACATCCTCTCGATGGTGCAGATGCTGCTGGTGATGCTGCCGATGCTGCTGATCGGCACCTCGCTGCTGACCTACCTGTCGGCCGCAGCCAAGAGCATGAAGGAAGCCCAGAGCCACATGACCTGGCTGGTGCTGCTGCCGATGCTGCCGGGCTATGCGCTGATGGCCTACCCGGTGAAGAGCCAGCTGTGGCAGTACGCCGTGCCGTTCCTGTCGCAGAACCAGATGCTGCTCAAGGTGATCCGCCATGAAGTGATCACCCCGACCATCTGGGCGGTCTACCTGGGTGCCAGCCTCGGCCTGGCGGCCATCCTGTGGTTTGCCGCGGTGCGCCGTTACCACCAGGAGCGCCTGGCCATTTCCGGCTGA
- a CDS encoding PilC/PilY family type IV pilus protein codes for MSPLFSPRAVSLGLCAGLAGAMGAPPAGAQVAQAPLSSEIKVPGNLVLVASVEFPTLISAANFEAYRRAASYDGYFDSNKCYRYVYAANEADRHFAPVSLRGGGICAGQHWDGHYLNWATTQTIDPFRKALTGGYRVRDLPGETWLEKADFSMNGGHGFFPTTRIPAGNAGDPGLVHGATPAHWPSLRTRVDGLGARLYFTSTGDIEAASTAIPYDPSNPAHRLQPSANGAPGDEAEIYELSVRVKVCVPSVGLEANCVAYASGAKPEGLLQRYSGELRYSVLSYINNGGSNPYGGSEPAPDGGVLRARQKFIGPLQPDPIKPATINPHAEWDAKTGVQLRNPDPADAAATGAGVADSGVINYINRFGQMNTGRPPKMYDNVSELYYAATRYVRGIGNVAEFSALHSDPQTRYRQADGFPVIQQWDDPMTYACQGNTLLGIGDTNTWFDKNLPGPTPGDGEGWSKPAAVAGDTSYDVVRAMTQVWRMEGFSSADAESLAKAPQYNGQLGSFNSAYIAALAYLANTTDLRPDAAPNGLPGLQTMRTYWVDVLDQRDYKINRNQYVLATKYGGFHVPEGFDPFNPAAPPLADAWWWNGRDLVNGDARERRPRTFFAAADAARMVTSLEEAFGMITQPKPGSGSALASNGGALDAEGRVFSASYRTGSWSGDLLAHAIDPATGVPSAGAPAWSAAAQLDARDWRSRALYTSRGGRMLPLQWSALEQSAKTTLGSPEVLDYLAGDRANEGTSGLRLRASALGDIVNSSPVHAGAPNPRLHAQRRFQGADRYGAFAEAQASRRAMIYVGANDGMLHGFDAANGVERFGFMPAAAINAHLRDYTREGYEHHYSVDGELTVADAYLGGAWRTVLVGTLGRGGAGIFALDVTDPERPDLLWERSAADVPGLGRVLGKPMVAQVADGDWRVLLGNGVDAKDGSSRLLSIGLATGEVKSVLLDARGRGAAAVRPWDADRDGFAETAYVGDRQGGIHRVDLVAGRSTRLFSAAAGAVPQPITAAPLVARNPDTAETWVFVGTGALLEVADLGRQAVQSWYGLRDRGQVIAGRSGLATVRITAETGNGRVVDALDAPGKDGWVMDLVSPGIGARGERMVLPGQFRGRVLLGTTRIPDASNPCNPTGSGYYMALDPFTGGRLGGSFFDMDGNGTVGNAGDLFDENGQPAPSSGFLVEQGPNAPGFLGDWLGGVGEDGSMHGVVTHPIGNRVRRVSWRELRLLDGGSP; via the coding sequence ATGTCACCGTTGTTCTCCCCGCGTGCCGTGTCGCTGGGGCTGTGTGCAGGTTTGGCCGGTGCGATGGGGGCGCCGCCTGCCGGTGCGCAGGTCGCGCAGGCGCCCCTGTCATCGGAGATCAAGGTACCGGGCAACCTGGTGCTGGTCGCCTCGGTCGAATTCCCCACGCTCATCAGTGCCGCCAATTTCGAAGCCTACCGCCGCGCGGCGTCCTACGACGGCTACTTCGATTCCAACAAGTGCTACCGCTACGTATATGCCGCCAATGAAGCCGATCGCCACTTCGCGCCCGTGTCACTGCGCGGTGGTGGCATCTGCGCGGGGCAGCACTGGGATGGCCACTATCTGAACTGGGCCACCACGCAGACCATCGATCCGTTCCGCAAGGCGCTCACCGGTGGCTACCGCGTGCGCGACCTGCCGGGGGAAACCTGGCTGGAAAAGGCCGATTTCAGCATGAACGGCGGTCACGGCTTCTTTCCGACCACGCGCATTCCCGCCGGCAACGCAGGTGATCCAGGTCTGGTCCACGGTGCCACGCCAGCGCACTGGCCGAGCTTGCGCACCCGGGTCGATGGCCTCGGGGCCCGGCTGTACTTCACCTCGACGGGAGACATCGAAGCGGCGAGCACGGCCATTCCCTACGATCCGTCCAACCCCGCGCACCGGCTCCAGCCCTCTGCCAACGGCGCACCGGGCGACGAAGCGGAGATCTACGAGCTCAGCGTGCGGGTCAAGGTCTGCGTGCCCAGCGTTGGGCTGGAAGCCAACTGCGTAGCCTACGCCAGCGGTGCCAAGCCGGAAGGACTGCTGCAGCGCTACAGCGGCGAGCTGCGCTATTCGGTGCTGAGCTACATCAACAATGGTGGTTCCAATCCCTATGGTGGCAGCGAGCCGGCACCGGACGGCGGCGTGCTGCGCGCCCGGCAGAAATTCATCGGTCCCTTGCAGCCCGATCCGATCAAGCCGGCGACCATCAACCCCCATGCGGAATGGGATGCGAAAACCGGGGTGCAGCTTCGAAACCCGGACCCGGCCGATGCAGCGGCAACCGGCGCAGGCGTGGCCGACAGCGGCGTCATCAACTACATCAACCGCTTCGGGCAGATGAACACCGGTCGCCCGCCCAAGATGTACGACAACGTCAGCGAGCTGTACTACGCCGCCACGCGCTATGTGCGCGGCATTGGCAATGTCGCCGAATTCAGCGCCCTGCACAGTGACCCGCAGACGCGCTACCGCCAGGCCGATGGCTTTCCCGTGATCCAGCAGTGGGATGATCCGATGACGTATGCCTGCCAGGGCAACACCCTGCTCGGAATCGGCGATACCAACACCTGGTTCGACAAGAATCTGCCCGGCCCGACGCCCGGCGATGGCGAAGGATGGTCCAAGCCCGCCGCGGTCGCCGGTGATACCTCCTACGATGTCGTCCGGGCGATGACCCAGGTGTGGCGGATGGAGGGGTTCTCATCGGCAGACGCCGAGTCGCTTGCAAAGGCGCCCCAGTACAACGGACAGCTCGGCTCCTTCAATTCTGCCTATATCGCCGCGCTGGCCTACCTGGCCAACACCACCGACCTGCGGCCCGATGCAGCGCCCAACGGGCTTCCCGGCCTGCAGACGATGCGCACCTACTGGGTGGATGTGCTCGACCAGCGCGACTACAAGATCAACCGCAACCAGTATGTCCTTGCCACCAAGTACGGCGGCTTCCACGTGCCCGAAGGCTTCGATCCGTTCAATCCCGCCGCGCCACCGCTGGCCGACGCGTGGTGGTGGAACGGCAGGGATCTGGTCAACGGTGATGCCCGCGAGCGGCGGCCACGCACGTTCTTTGCCGCAGCGGATGCGGCGCGCATGGTCACCAGCCTGGAAGAAGCCTTCGGCATGATCACCCAGCCCAAGCCGGGCTCAGGTTCGGCGCTGGCCAGCAATGGCGGTGCGCTCGATGCCGAGGGCCGCGTGTTCTCCGCGTCCTACCGCACCGGCAGCTGGAGCGGGGATCTGCTGGCCCATGCCATCGACCCTGCTACCGGGGTGCCGTCGGCAGGTGCGCCCGCGTGGAGCGCGGCGGCGCAGCTGGATGCCCGCGATTGGCGTTCGCGCGCGCTGTACACCAGCCGCGGCGGCCGCATGCTGCCACTGCAGTGGTCCGCGCTGGAACAGAGTGCGAAGACCACGCTGGGCAGCCCGGAGGTGCTGGACTACCTGGCCGGTGACCGGGCTAATGAGGGCACGTCCGGGCTGCGGCTGCGTGCCAGTGCGCTGGGCGACATCGTCAATTCATCGCCGGTCCATGCCGGCGCGCCCAACCCGCGGCTGCATGCGCAACGGCGCTTCCAGGGGGCCGACCGCTATGGCGCCTTCGCGGAGGCGCAGGCCTCACGCCGCGCCATGATCTATGTGGGCGCCAACGACGGCATGCTGCATGGGTTCGATGCAGCCAACGGTGTCGAGCGGTTCGGCTTCATGCCGGCGGCGGCCATCAACGCCCATCTGCGTGACTACACCCGCGAAGGCTACGAACACCACTACAGCGTCGATGGCGAGCTGACCGTGGCGGACGCCTACCTCGGTGGTGCCTGGCGGACCGTGCTGGTGGGCACGCTGGGGCGCGGCGGTGCCGGCATCTTTGCGTTGGACGTCACCGATCCGGAGCGTCCCGACCTGCTGTGGGAACGCAGCGCCGCCGATGTTCCCGGCCTGGGCCGGGTACTGGGCAAGCCGATGGTGGCCCAGGTCGCCGATGGCGATTGGCGCGTGCTGCTGGGCAATGGCGTGGATGCCAAGGATGGCAGTTCACGCCTGCTCAGCATCGGCCTGGCCACGGGCGAAGTGAAGAGCGTGCTGCTGGACGCGCGCGGCCGTGGCGCTGCCGCCGTGCGCCCGTGGGACGCCGACCGCGATGGTTTCGCTGAAACGGCGTATGTGGGCGACCGCCAGGGCGGCATCCATCGGGTGGATCTCGTGGCCGGGCGCAGCACACGGCTGTTCAGCGCGGCAGCGGGGGCGGTGCCGCAACCGATCACGGCGGCGCCACTGGTCGCGCGCAATCCGGACACCGCCGAAACCTGGGTGTTTGTCGGCACTGGTGCGCTGCTGGAAGTGGCCGACCTGGGCAGGCAGGCCGTGCAGTCGTGGTACGGGCTGCGCGACCGGGGGCAGGTGATCGCCGGGCGCAGTGGCCTGGCCACGGTGCGCATCACCGCCGAAACCGGCAACGGTCGCGTGGTCGACGCACTGGATGCGCCGGGCAAGGACGGATGGGTGATGGACCTGGTTTCGCCGGGCATCGGCGCCCGTGGCGAACGCATGGTGCTGCCGGGCCAGTTCCGTGGCCGGGTGCTGCTGGGTACCACGCGCATCCCCGACGCCAGCAACCCGTGCAATCCCACCGGATCGGGCTACTACATGGCTTTGGACCCGTTCACCGGTGGCCGGCTGGGCGGCAGCTTCTTCGATATGGACGGCAACGGTACCGTCGGCAACGCTGGCGATCTGTTCGATGAAAACGGCCAGCCCGCACCCTCGTCCGGCTTCCTGGTCGAGCAGGGCCCCAACGCACCCGGCTTCCTGGGCGATTGGCTGGGTGGCGTGGGCGAGGATGGCAGCATGCATGGGGTGGTCACCCATCCCATCGGCAACCGCGTACGCCGGGTGAGCTGGCGCGAACTGCGGCTGCTTGATGGCGGGAGTCCGTGA
- a CDS encoding PilX N-terminal domain-containing pilus assembly protein yields the protein MNTRPLTRQRGVALFAVLVILLLVSLLLVVSLRTSLLQERMTSGVRDRAMAVQNAEHALKEAERAVAAALAEGVPPGRDCSPQASAADPLCLPHPALGGVAAPAREWIEAADLQPDGLGAGPPAFTVQYLGRRETQVEMGLEDEPNYGQDPGRVEAEFYRVVARGSDPLAAPDRSQVLLQATIVRE from the coding sequence ATGAACACGCGACCCCTCACGCGGCAGCGCGGCGTTGCCCTCTTCGCGGTGCTGGTCATCCTGCTGCTGGTGTCGCTGCTGCTGGTGGTGAGCCTGCGCACCAGCCTGCTGCAGGAACGCATGACCTCCGGTGTCCGTGACCGCGCGATGGCCGTACAGAATGCGGAGCATGCGCTGAAGGAGGCCGAGCGGGCAGTGGCCGCCGCCCTCGCAGAAGGCGTGCCGCCGGGGCGTGACTGCTCGCCGCAGGCCAGTGCAGCCGATCCGCTCTGCCTGCCGCATCCGGCGCTGGGTGGGGTAGCGGCGCCGGCGCGGGAATGGATCGAAGCGGCAGACCTGCAGCCCGACGGGCTCGGTGCCGGCCCACCCGCGTTCACCGTGCAGTACCTGGGGCGGCGCGAGACCCAGGTCGAGATGGGGCTGGAAGACGAGCCGAACTACGGCCAGGACCCCGGCCGTGTCGAAGCCGAGTTCTATCGCGTCGTTGCACGCGGTTCTGATCCGCTGGCCGCACCGGACCGCTCGCAGGTCCTGCTGCAGGCCACCATCGTTCGTGAGTGA